A genomic region of Thermodesulfobium narugense DSM 14796 contains the following coding sequences:
- a CDS encoding MORN repeat-containing protein → MKKFLRLCILAIFVLGILSFFKTIGFAEGVYVQTDNGKVYDSSPEFKEIPKWSGNVDANGYATGQGVLQWYLDSKPVERYEGTMLEGKMSGQGTFTWPDKTKYVGSFSNDFRNGYGTLTWPNGDKYEGYFVDDLKSGQGTLTWSDGTKYVGTFKNDKRNGYGTLTWPNGDKYEGYFVDDTESGRGKFTWTNGDSYVGNFSNNAANGQGIYTWANGNYYEGNFVNWYRDGYGTYYSKDGTIIMQGKWSKDNFIGK, encoded by the coding sequence ATGAAGAAATTTTTAAGGCTTTGTATTTTAGCAATATTTGTTCTTGGTATACTATCTTTCTTTAAAACGATTGGTTTTGCTGAAGGCGTCTATGTTCAGACGGACAACGGAAAGGTCTATGACTCGTCTCCAGAATTCAAAGAGATTCCAAAATGGTCCGGAAACGTGGACGCCAATGGATATGCTACAGGTCAAGGAGTTTTGCAGTGGTATTTGGATTCTAAACCAGTAGAAAGATACGAAGGAACAATGTTAGAGGGCAAGATGTCAGGACAAGGTACTTTTACTTGGCCAGACAAGACTAAATATGTGGGCTCTTTTTCGAACGATTTCAGAAATGGATATGGTACTCTTACCTGGCCAAACGGTGACAAGTATGAAGGCTATTTTGTAGATGACTTAAAATCAGGACAGGGCACTTTGACATGGTCAGATGGAACAAAATATGTTGGCACTTTTAAAAATGATAAAAGAAATGGATATGGTACTCTTACCTGGCCAAACGGTGACAAGTATGAAGGCTATTTTGTAGATGATACAGAATCTGGAAGAGGCAAGTTTACTTGGACAAACGGTGACAGCTATGTTGGGAATTTTTCAAATAATGCTGCCAATGGCCAAGGTATTTATACTTGGGCGAATGGAAATTATTATGAAGGCAACTTTGTAAACTGGTACAGAGATGGCTATGGCACTTACTATTCGAAAGATGGAACTATAATAATGCAGGGCAAGTGGTCTAAAGATAATTTTATTGGAAAATAA
- a CDS encoding NADH-quinone oxidoreductase subunit N, with protein MTMFKVIAPELFLIACSISIFLSALFIKNRRTFSILAILGLLIAGVWKYSLHGAIFNLSFSVDSFDILGSWIIILIAVYVILISIDDIAIPNTSYGEFLTLILTSVVGMLFMIGSRDLIILYLGLETLSLSLYILCSFYRKDKLSSEAGLKYYLMGTVATAILLYGIALIYGATGTTNFYDITKSLSSTKVLTDPMFIAGVVAVIVTFSFKSSVIPFHAWTPDTYQGAPTPITAFLATAPKTALLLAFGRFFIGSLIPIWIEPKTVLIVLSIFTMVGGNLLALSQKNVKRMLAFSSVSHVGYMLLGIIVGTQEGLSAILTYLIAYAIMNLGAFGVVFMLKNGDDMSTYNGLAKRYPYLAGIMMIFMFSLAGIPPTVGFIAKFQLFLAAVNAGLTSLVIIAVLMTITSAFYYLRIVMNMYMKEPDAETEVISSDFTKGLVLSLSILVIVLGTLPSIFIH; from the coding sequence ATGACGATGTTTAAAGTTATTGCTCCTGAACTGTTTTTGATTGCGTGCTCAATATCTATTTTTCTCTCAGCCCTTTTTATAAAGAACAGAAGGACTTTTTCAATTCTTGCAATATTGGGACTCTTAATTGCTGGAGTTTGGAAGTATTCTTTGCATGGTGCAATATTTAATTTATCTTTTTCGGTAGATTCATTTGACATTTTAGGTAGTTGGATCATTATTTTAATAGCTGTTTACGTAATATTGATTTCAATAGATGACATTGCAATACCAAATACCAGTTACGGAGAATTTTTAACGCTTATATTAACTTCTGTTGTTGGGATGCTCTTTATGATAGGTTCAAGAGACCTGATAATACTGTATTTGGGACTTGAAACTTTGTCTTTGTCACTTTATATACTATGTTCTTTTTATAGAAAAGACAAACTTTCAAGCGAGGCAGGGCTTAAATATTATCTAATGGGAACAGTTGCAACTGCTATTTTGCTATATGGCATAGCGCTCATTTATGGCGCTACAGGCACTACAAATTTCTACGATATAACAAAGTCTTTATCCTCTACCAAGGTATTAACAGATCCTATGTTTATAGCAGGTGTTGTAGCAGTGATTGTGACTTTTAGCTTTAAGTCTTCTGTCATACCATTTCATGCATGGACACCGGATACCTATCAAGGAGCGCCTACTCCAATAACAGCATTTCTTGCTACAGCTCCGAAAACCGCTTTATTATTGGCTTTTGGTAGATTTTTTATTGGAAGTTTGATACCAATATGGATTGAACCAAAAACAGTGCTTATTGTTTTGTCCATATTTACAATGGTTGGCGGTAATCTTTTAGCCCTATCACAGAAGAACGTAAAGAGAATGCTTGCATTCTCGTCTGTGTCTCATGTAGGTTATATGCTTCTTGGGATAATTGTTGGGACCCAAGAAGGTCTGAGTGCAATATTAACGTATTTGATAGCCTATGCAATTATGAATCTTGGGGCATTTGGCGTAGTATTTATGTTGAAAAACGGTGATGACATGTCTACTTATAATGGACTGGCAAAAAGATATCCGTATCTTGCTGGAATAATGATGATATTTATGTTCTCTCTTGCAGGAATTCCACCAACTGTAGGATTCATTGCAAAATTTCAGCTCTTTTTGGCAGCTGTGAACGCTGGTCTTACATCGCTGGTAATTATTGCTGTTTTAATGACTATTACAAGCGCATTTTACTATCTAAGGATCGTAATGAATATGTATATGAAGGAGCCAGATGCAGAAACAGAGGTTATTTCGAGCGATTTTACAAAGGGATTGGTTTTAAGCCTTTCGATATTAGTAATAGTATTGGGGACTTTGCCCTCAATATTTATCCATTAG
- a CDS encoding complement resistance protein TraT encodes MKFKIGKFNSVLFLFLITVFCFTAVANADSSGLTSGKISLSTKMSSSIFLQPVPPDKKIVYVSARNTSTATGLDFRKELVTELTNEGYKITDNPDEANFMLMSNVLYIGKETKDYTAEGALAGGFGGALIGSAFNPSGKYTGTIAGGVIGALAGAAIGNSINSDKYMMVVDVQLEERQPGTQTETTTNATQGTATTETSSNSTVKDWAIYRDRVVSEASGTNIKFEDVEPVLRQQLAHAIANLLP; translated from the coding sequence ATGAAATTTAAGATTGGAAAGTTTAATAGTGTGTTGTTTCTATTTTTGATTACTGTATTTTGTTTTACTGCTGTAGCAAATGCGGATTCTAGTGGTCTTACATCCGGTAAGATTTCTCTTAGCACCAAGATGAGTTCAAGCATTTTCTTACAGCCTGTCCCACCTGATAAGAAAATAGTATATGTAAGTGCAAGGAACACTTCTACTGCAACTGGTCTGGATTTTAGGAAGGAATTAGTAACAGAATTAACTAATGAAGGATACAAGATTACAGATAATCCTGATGAAGCTAATTTTATGCTTATGTCAAACGTTCTTTATATAGGTAAGGAAACGAAAGACTATACTGCTGAAGGAGCCCTTGCGGGAGGTTTTGGTGGAGCTCTTATAGGTTCTGCCTTTAACCCTAGCGGAAAGTATACTGGAACTATTGCTGGTGGCGTAATTGGAGCACTAGCTGGAGCAGCTATTGGGAATTCTATTAACTCAGATAAGTATATGATGGTTGTAGATGTACAGTTAGAAGAAAGACAACCCGGTACACAGACTGAAACTACTACCAATGCAACTCAAGGAACTGCTACTACAGAGACTTCAAGCAATTCTACTGTTAAAGATTGGGCTATTTATAGGGATAGAGTTGTTTCTGAAGCATCTGGCACGAATATAAAGTTTGAAGATGTTGAACCTGTACTAAGACAACAATTGGCTCATGCGATAGCAAACTTGCTCCCATAA
- a CDS encoding TIGR02710 family CRISPR-associated CARF protein: MRKAKAMIITLGGTPEPVIKSIKSHKPKYVSIIASQDSINQIIFITQETKNSTAKIKKFIVDDHQSIEETFCKANEAYDWISEFATPEEIVVDFTPGTKAMSVGLFMAMSNKRVRFCYIGGKKRTKEGIGVVESGYEEIIEIKNPLETFQKEKINQFVDFFNSQFFAAADRILVEIIEKTAKKTLFKAIREINRGYYLWDIFHYKEAIRCFRPAVMERISEEKKFKDFYNAIESNRKFLEVISVSTNKFKDYSLELFSDVYENAQRRALAGHFDDAVLRLYRLIEMIAQERLKTKFGQDSSSVDFDKLKISEDSKSKWKELYKGKKGLGLNAVYDLLYNLNDELGITFQLCKESFKKVQDSRNLSFLAHGITPLDEKIFNEIDSFIKEVFISELKIGLIDERASFPKIDKNIFTDI; encoded by the coding sequence ATGCGAAAAGCAAAAGCAATGATAATAACATTAGGCGGCACACCAGAACCAGTAATTAAGTCTATTAAGAGTCATAAGCCAAAATATGTCTCTATAATTGCTAGCCAAGACTCTATAAATCAGATAATTTTTATAACTCAAGAAACAAAGAACTCAACTGCAAAGATCAAAAAGTTTATTGTTGACGATCATCAATCTATCGAAGAAACATTTTGCAAAGCAAATGAGGCATACGATTGGATATCTGAGTTTGCAACTCCAGAAGAAATAGTAGTGGACTTTACTCCAGGTACAAAAGCTATGTCTGTAGGACTTTTTATGGCAATGTCCAATAAAAGGGTAAGGTTTTGTTATATAGGTGGAAAGAAGAGAACAAAAGAAGGCATAGGTGTAGTCGAAAGCGGTTATGAAGAAATAATAGAAATAAAGAACCCGCTTGAAACTTTTCAAAAAGAAAAGATTAATCAATTTGTTGATTTTTTTAACTCTCAATTTTTTGCAGCAGCTGACAGAATTCTTGTTGAAATCATAGAAAAGACTGCCAAAAAAACTCTCTTTAAAGCTATAAGGGAGATAAACAGAGGATATTATCTTTGGGATATCTTTCATTACAAAGAAGCAATTAGATGTTTTAGACCTGCAGTAATGGAAAGAATTTCTGAGGAAAAGAAATTCAAAGACTTTTATAATGCTATTGAAAGTAATAGAAAATTTCTCGAAGTAATATCTGTTAGCACTAATAAATTTAAAGATTACTCTCTTGAACTCTTTAGTGACGTTTACGAAAATGCTCAAAGAAGGGCATTGGCTGGTCACTTTGACGATGCTGTATTGAGACTTTATAGGCTGATTGAGATGATTGCTCAAGAAAGACTCAAAACCAAATTTGGACAGGACAGCTCTTCTGTTGATTTTGACAAACTCAAGATTTCCGAAGATTCTAAGTCTAAATGGAAAGAACTTTACAAAGGGAAAAAAGGGCTTGGACTTAATGCTGTTTACGATCTTTTGTACAATTTGAACGATGAACTTGGCATAACATTTCAACTTTGTAAAGAGTCCTTCAAAAAAGTCCAGGACTCCAGAAATCTCTCTTTTCTTGCTCACGGAATAACCCCCTTAGACGAAAAGATATTTAATGAGATAGATAGCTTTATTAAAGAAGTCTTTATTTCAGAACTTAAAATAGGCTTAATAGACGAAAGAGCGTCGTTTCCAAAGATAGATAAAAACATTTTCACAGACATCTAG
- a CDS encoding metal-dependent transcriptional regulator has product MEKSCLEEGFINEDHSELTPSLENYLRTIYDINQSKGIARVRDLAKQLKVKTPSAVAAIESLKNKGLVTQERYGHIELTNKGRVLAQNLSRRKNTIVNFLVRILRIEESLAEQDACLLEHDFSQSTFRKMERMIAFIEMLEEKHPEIFEEFKKFIFDSDEKFELNETKSLIELQDDEEAIIVHINLDQISKEKLAILDLKKGSKIKRIQSYKDIINFQIDDNFIALSLNECKHIYCKAI; this is encoded by the coding sequence GTGGAAAAATCTTGTTTAGAAGAGGGCTTTATAAACGAAGATCATTCAGAACTAACGCCTAGTTTAGAAAATTATCTTCGAACTATATATGATATAAATCAGTCAAAGGGTATTGCCAGAGTAAGAGACCTTGCAAAGCAACTTAAAGTAAAAACGCCTTCTGCAGTAGCAGCAATTGAATCTTTAAAAAACAAAGGCCTTGTAACTCAAGAAAGATATGGTCATATAGAGCTTACAAATAAGGGAAGAGTTCTTGCTCAAAACCTCTCAAGAAGAAAAAATACAATAGTTAACTTCTTGGTACGAATCCTAAGAATAGAAGAAAGTCTAGCAGAGCAGGACGCCTGTCTTTTAGAACATGACTTCAGCCAAAGTACATTTAGAAAAATGGAAAGAATGATTGCATTCATAGAAATGCTTGAAGAAAAACATCCAGAAATTTTTGAAGAGTTTAAGAAGTTTATATTCGATAGCGATGAAAAGTTTGAATTAAATGAAACTAAAAGTTTAATTGAACTTCAAGACGATGAAGAAGCAATCATAGTTCACATTAATCTCGATCAAATTAGCAAAGAAAAATTAGCTATACTCGATCTAAAAAAGGGTTCAAAGATAAAAAGAATTCAATCCTACAAAGATATAATCAACTTTCAAATCGATGATAATTTTATAGCACTATCTCTAAACGAGTGCAAACACATCTATTGTAAGGCAATATAA
- a CDS encoding WYL domain-containing protein: MISKIYKLEILKKIKEFTNEEFWILGKEEMRWLNFLIDTDESKFFFTKGEIDKLKNFLSDSQKFNLSKVVIKNKPKRDERSWIFLEPIIKAIIDCKNIKLEYRTSNFEQFKSICFPYKIEFEFYKNEWYLLWLNLSNNKKMMRTPFSSIIFLETIEREIDLSKEAVEIFDEKNLTALFSVEKRYSDDLKRILLILIDFNPVLKKENSKEFLFEISFKPSEEGYLLQLFRYLGQRAIILKPSNLVEKMLLSYRKSLERYSKKDLEIF, encoded by the coding sequence ATGATATCCAAAATATATAAGCTTGAAATTTTAAAAAAAATTAAAGAGTTCACAAACGAAGAGTTTTGGATTTTAGGCAAAGAAGAGATGAGATGGTTAAATTTCCTTATAGATACTGATGAATCAAAATTTTTCTTCACAAAAGGCGAAATAGATAAATTAAAAAATTTCTTAAGTGATTCCCAAAAATTTAATTTATCAAAAGTAGTAATAAAAAATAAACCAAAGAGAGATGAAAGGTCCTGGATTTTTTTAGAACCTATTATAAAAGCAATAATTGATTGTAAAAATATTAAATTAGAGTATCGTACATCAAATTTTGAACAATTTAAATCTATATGTTTTCCTTATAAGATTGAGTTCGAATTCTATAAAAATGAATGGTACTTACTTTGGTTAAATCTAAGCAATAACAAAAAGATGATGAGAACACCATTTTCTTCTATTATCTTTCTTGAAACAATTGAAAGAGAGATAGATCTTAGCAAAGAAGCAGTAGAAATCTTTGATGAAAAAAACTTAACTGCACTTTTTAGTGTTGAAAAAAGATATTCTGATGATTTAAAAAGAATCCTTTTGATTCTAATAGACTTTAACCCAGTATTAAAAAAAGAAAATTCCAAAGAATTCTTGTTTGAAATATCCTTTAAGCCATCAGAAGAGGGTTATCTTCTTCAGCTTTTTAGATATCTTGGGCAAAGAGCTATTATACTAAAACCTTCAAATCTAGTCGAAAAAATGCTATTAAGCTATAGAAAAAGCTTAGAAAGATATTCAAAAAAAGATTTAGAAATTTTTTAA
- the csx2 gene encoding TIGR02221 family CRISPR-associated protein has product MGKSVLLSFLGTGDYEPVKYFINDEEKFYLTKYAPIAVAKLNNIEKIILFLTKEAKEKHFEKFKEEIKNNIELEEKSIPEGRTEQERWEIWDRVIDSAEGYDLISFDITHSYRLIPFYVFLTIEFLRNIKGVELDGLYYCLYDKEKEKNPIINLNEVLGILSWINFSGFFVRTGIFTKDAKEFIRSIHAKAYKNNNPIKPKFLQTIAGNFESISSALNLSQEIKIDIYISDLIKNLRQESILLKEANYLSKPFVKIFERVKSEYEGLVLEDQNKPFFWARRAINKAKWCLEHGLLIQSVLLLRESLINAFIKDKEELTDREKREKIYSGCNYMSKTISGKSNAFFEAVDKVNNLRNLIAHCGYNRNLLDEKSIENNIKNLIELIENAITEDNIKEVRDFLDNKNFIEIDLGQLYNDVAKIDKIEEYKNKALEIAGNGKDVVLTGNAPVWLYLYVAHALHGKAKSLRYSSPVLKDFIIFDHNPY; this is encoded by the coding sequence ATGGGGAAAAGTGTTTTACTGAGTTTTTTGGGTACTGGAGATTATGAGCCTGTTAAATATTTTATAAATGATGAAGAAAAGTTTTATTTAACAAAATATGCTCCTATTGCAGTAGCTAAGCTCAACAATATCGAAAAAATTATTTTATTTCTTACAAAAGAGGCCAAAGAAAAGCATTTTGAAAAGTTTAAAGAGGAAATTAAAAACAATATAGAATTAGAGGAAAAATCTATTCCAGAGGGTCGAACAGAACAGGAGAGATGGGAGATATGGGATAGAGTAATTGATAGCGCTGAAGGGTATGATCTAATTTCGTTTGATATAACGCACTCGTATAGATTGATACCTTTTTATGTATTTTTGACTATTGAGTTTTTGAGAAATATTAAAGGAGTTGAACTAGACGGTTTATATTACTGTTTATATGACAAGGAAAAAGAGAAGAATCCAATAATTAACTTAAATGAAGTTTTGGGAATATTAAGTTGGATAAACTTTTCAGGATTTTTTGTTAGAACTGGGATATTTACAAAGGATGCGAAAGAATTTATAAGAAGTATTCATGCAAAAGCATATAAGAATAATAATCCTATAAAGCCTAAATTTTTGCAAACAATTGCGGGAAACTTTGAATCCATTTCTTCAGCGCTCAACCTTTCTCAGGAAATAAAAATTGATATTTATATATCTGATTTAATTAAGAATCTGAGGCAAGAAAGTATTTTATTAAAAGAGGCTAATTATCTTTCTAAGCCATTTGTAAAAATCTTTGAAAGGGTTAAAAGCGAATATGAAGGCTTAGTTTTAGAAGATCAAAATAAACCATTTTTTTGGGCTAGAAGGGCAATTAATAAAGCTAAATGGTGTCTTGAACATGGTCTTTTGATACAATCAGTTTTACTCTTAAGAGAATCTTTGATAAATGCATTTATTAAAGATAAAGAAGAGTTAACTGATAGAGAAAAAAGAGAGAAGATTTATTCTGGTTGTAACTACATGTCCAAAACTATTTCAGGCAAATCTAATGCATTTTTTGAAGCCGTTGATAAAGTAAATAATTTAAGAAATCTGATAGCGCATTGTGGTTATAACAGGAATTTACTTGATGAAAAGAGTATTGAAAACAATATTAAAAATCTAATTGAGTTGATAGAGAATGCTATTACTGAAGACAATATTAAGGAGGTAAGAGATTTTTTGGACAATAAAAACTTTATTGAGATAGACCTTGGACAACTTTATAATGATGTAGCTAAAATTGACAAGATAGAAGAATATAAAAATAAAGCTTTAGAAATAGCTGGTAATGGAAAAGATGTTGTATTGACTGGTAATGCTCCTGTTTGGTTGTATTTATATGTAGCTCATGCTCTTCACGGAAAGGCAAAGAGTTTGAGATATTCATCCCCCGTATTAAAAGACTTTATAATATTTGATCACAATCCTTACTAG
- the cas6 gene encoding CRISPR system precrRNA processing endoribonuclease RAMP protein Cas6 — MLKYKKFILNIRLLDATILPKYKGITLRGGFGNVFKSIACVQKAVDCSDCILNESCIYRRIFDSPKPKDSMKMKKYPYIPHPFVIFSENFETYFSAGDIFDFGLVLFGESIEYLPFFIYTFIKLGEIGFGKNRAKFEVISVRDGDKELFDQRKKTISSFLKEPSFLEIDKIISKDEKSFGKLKISFLSPVSLRFEGKTVYNPEFHILARNILRRISLLEFFYGEPSFDAGFIRSCISEALIVKTVESNIYPEIIKRFSGRQKRLISHIGLVGDVSFVEVPNKLIRLIDNVKEISIGRNTSFGFGRYITEF; from the coding sequence ATGCTAAAATACAAGAAATTTATTTTAAATATTAGGCTCCTTGATGCGACAATACTTCCGAAATATAAGGGCATTACGCTAAGAGGGGGATTTGGGAATGTCTTCAAAAGCATTGCGTGTGTTCAAAAGGCTGTAGATTGTAGTGATTGTATTTTGAATGAAAGTTGCATATATAGAAGGATATTTGATAGTCCTAAGCCTAAGGATTCAATGAAAATGAAAAAATATCCATATATCCCCCACCCCTTTGTAATATTTTCCGAAAATTTTGAAACCTATTTTAGCGCCGGAGATATTTTCGATTTTGGATTAGTTTTGTTTGGAGAAAGTATTGAGTATCTGCCATTTTTTATCTATACGTTTATAAAATTAGGTGAAATTGGATTTGGAAAGAATAGAGCAAAGTTTGAAGTTATTAGCGTAAGAGATGGTGATAAAGAATTGTTTGATCAGAGGAAAAAAACAATCAGTTCATTTCTTAAAGAACCATCTTTTTTGGAAATTGACAAAATAATTTCTAAAGATGAAAAATCATTTGGCAAGTTAAAAATAAGTTTTCTTTCCCCAGTTTCACTTAGATTTGAAGGTAAAACTGTTTATAATCCTGAATTTCATATTTTAGCAAGGAATATTTTAAGAAGAATTTCTTTACTTGAGTTTTTTTACGGGGAGCCATCCTTTGATGCAGGATTTATAAGATCATGTATTTCAGAAGCACTGATTGTAAAGACTGTGGAATCAAACATATATCCTGAAATAATCAAAAGATTTTCTGGCAGACAAAAAAGATTAATTAGCCATATAGGATTGGTTGGAGATGTAAGTTTTGTTGAAGTACCTAACAAGTTGATTCGTTTAATTGACAACGTAAAGGAGATTTCTATTGGAAGAAATACAAGCTTTGGTTTCGGAAGGTATATTACTGAATTTTAA
- a CDS encoding WYL domain-containing protein: MPREDKQKILKFLKIINLEKGINTKENLINIFGSRGSLENILRKIRKIRLESEKAPFILQKSKKYLYVPNSALDEYLTVLMSGQVKKIEAIRYAKIIEFLKKKKLTIEDITEGLNNVTSHTKNCPIEIRTTRNYLNLLVKDGFIEKLKSNRLVLYNLKKGIDSLDENILIKLYLFLDFFTKTGISITRSLIIKYIIEKRINNKKLKKLKETINYKHSRIVRLFDDLILLYLLEILQSKKIYELELALYSKSKSSGIKNIKVMPFCLIFDYRLARWYLIASGPTKKILIDSILDIKKVNVSKTLSNDEFNKRFNAIKKTWLVEEDSVEKEVELKFYFENTSNSENFILKRVTKEIENPDIKFIDNNTFILKTSVRELKEIKPWIRSFGSSIEVLKPEKLQNEIVKEFQFLESVYSSILKKTKHDIQNI; encoded by the coding sequence ATGCCTAGAGAAGATAAGCAAAAGATTTTAAAATTTTTAAAGATAATTAACTTAGAAAAAGGGATTAATACAAAAGAAAATCTCATTAATATTTTTGGCTCAAGAGGAAGTCTGGAAAACATTCTTAGGAAAATTAGAAAAATTAGACTAGAATCTGAAAAAGCCCCATTTATCTTACAAAAATCAAAAAAGTACTTATATGTTCCTAATTCTGCACTCGATGAATACTTAACTGTTCTTATGTCAGGTCAAGTAAAAAAAATAGAAGCTATAAGATATGCAAAGATAATAGAATTTCTAAAAAAAAAGAAACTAACTATTGAAGATATAACAGAAGGGCTTAACAATGTTACATCTCACACCAAAAATTGTCCTATAGAAATTAGAACTACAAGAAATTATCTTAATTTATTAGTAAAAGATGGATTTATTGAAAAGTTAAAATCTAATAGGTTAGTTTTATATAATCTAAAAAAAGGAATAGATTCTTTAGATGAAAATATATTAATAAAACTTTATCTATTCTTAGATTTTTTCACTAAAACAGGAATTTCAATCACAAGAAGTTTAATAATTAAATACATAATAGAAAAAAGAATTAACAATAAAAAATTGAAAAAATTGAAAGAAACAATTAATTACAAGCATTCAAGAATAGTTAGGCTATTTGATGACTTAATTTTACTCTATTTATTAGAAATTTTACAAAGCAAAAAGATTTATGAATTAGAATTAGCTTTATATTCAAAATCAAAAAGTTCAGGCATAAAGAATATCAAAGTCATGCCATTTTGTTTAATTTTCGATTATCGACTTGCAAGATGGTATCTAATAGCAAGTGGGCCCACAAAAAAAATTTTAATAGATAGCATACTTGATATTAAAAAAGTTAATGTTTCAAAAACTCTGTCGAATGACGAATTTAATAAAAGATTTAATGCAATAAAAAAAACGTGGCTAGTCGAAGAAGATTCTGTTGAAAAAGAAGTTGAGCTAAAATTTTATTTTGAAAACACTTCAAATTCTGAGAATTTTATATTAAAGAGAGTAACGAAAGAGATAGAAAATCCTGATATAAAATTTATTGACAACAATACTTTTATATTAAAAACTTCTGTTAGAGAACTAAAGGAGATCAAACCCTGGATAAGAAGTTTTGGCTCGAGTATAGAAGTTTTAAAGCCTGAAAAGTTACAAAATGAGATAGTTAAGGAATTTCAATTTTTAGAATCAGTTTACAGTTCTATATTAAAGAAAACAAAGCATGATATCCAAAATATATAA